A single genomic interval of Pyrus communis chromosome 7, drPyrComm1.1, whole genome shotgun sequence harbors:
- the LOC137740132 gene encoding uncharacterized FCP1 homology domain-containing protein C1271.03c-like isoform X1: protein MIKSTSSFTMPKGEVQVNLLVNAAPRPSIVRIMETGAETTKNRVRSNQVLKKKRRRRRRMKKPNLLQDTGLAENLPWEYGQSDANHMHRLSTLSLSDERSDDIVVISSGGVKTMNEEDNRSGISNISIVRTPVCDTEKKLLILDINGLLADIVSPPPKGLASDIRIQRRAIFKRPFYLDFLKFCFERFEVGVWSSRSKRIVEKVIDYLMGDMKHKLLFCWDLSHCTATGFRTLENKHKTLVFKELRRVWEKQDPGLPWEKGAYNESNTVLLDDSPYKALLNPAHTSVFPYPFTFQRGSDTSLGPGGDIRVYLEGLAAAENIQEFVEQQPFGQGPINESSASWPFYLKVLRKVYTLQTANITRNSTVKG from the exons ATGATCAAGAGTACTAGTTCCTTTACAATGCCCAAGGGTGAAGTCCAAGTTAATCTCTTAGTGAATGCAGCACCTCGGCCTTCCATTGTTAGAATTATGGAGACAGGTGCAGAAACAACCAAAAATCGTGTGCGATCGAATCAAgtgttgaaaaagaaaagaagaaggagacgtaGGATGAAGAAGCCAAATTTACTGCAAGATACAGGTCTAGCTGAGAACCTGCCTTGGGAATATGGTCAAAGTGACGCTAATCATATGCATAGATTGTCAACTTTAAGTCTATCTGATGAAAGAAGTGATGACATTGTAGTTATTTCATCAGGAGGTGTTAAAACCATGAATGAAGAGGACAACAGATCAGGGATTTCAAATATCTCAATTGTAAGAACACCTGTTTGCGATACAGAGAAAAAGCTTCTTATTCTTGATATAAATGGACTACTTGCGGATATAGTCTCTCCTCCTCCAAAGGGACTTGCATCTGACATACGAATTCAACGGCGAGCAA TTTTCAAGAGGCCCTTCTATCTTGATTTTCTTAAGTTCTGCTTTGAGCGTTTCGAAGTGGGTGTGTGGTCTTCAAGATCCAA GAGAATTGTGGAAAAAGTGATTGATTATCTGATGGGTGATATGAAGCACAAGTTGCTGTTTTGTTGG GATCTATCCCACTGCACTGCAACAGGGTTCAGGACTCTAGAAAATAAGCATAAGACCTTGGTTTTTAAGGAGCTGAGGAGAGTATGGGAAAAACAAGACCCTGGTCTTCCGTGGGAGAAGGGTGCATATAATGAATCAAACACAGTGTTGTTGGATGATTCTCCCTACAAAGCCTTGCTTAATCCT GCACATACTTCAGTGTTTCCATATCCATTCACGTTCCAGCGAGGGAGCGACACTTCATTAG GTCCTGGAGGTGATATTCGGGTCTATCTGGAAGGGTTGGCTGCAGCTGAAAATATACAGGAATTTGTAGAGCAACAGCCGTTTGGCCAAGGACCTATTAATGAAAGTAGTGCATCTTGGCCATTCTACCTCAAGGTTCTTAGAAAGGTGTATACTTTACAAACCGCCAACATAACCCGTAATTCTACGGTGAAGGGTTAG
- the LOC137740132 gene encoding uncharacterized FCP1 homology domain-containing protein C1271.03c-like isoform X2 codes for MIKSTSSFTMPKGEVQVNLLVNAAPRPSIVRIMETGAETTKNRVRSNQVLKKKRRRRRRMKKPNLLQDTGGVKTMNEEDNRSGISNISIVRTPVCDTEKKLLILDINGLLADIVSPPPKGLASDIRIQRRAIFKRPFYLDFLKFCFERFEVGVWSSRSKRIVEKVIDYLMGDMKHKLLFCWDLSHCTATGFRTLENKHKTLVFKELRRVWEKQDPGLPWEKGAYNESNTVLLDDSPYKALLNPAHTSVFPYPFTFQRGSDTSLGPGGDIRVYLEGLAAAENIQEFVEQQPFGQGPINESSASWPFYLKVLRKVYTLQTANITRNSTVKG; via the exons ATGATCAAGAGTACTAGTTCCTTTACAATGCCCAAGGGTGAAGTCCAAGTTAATCTCTTAGTGAATGCAGCACCTCGGCCTTCCATTGTTAGAATTATGGAGACAGGTGCAGAAACAACCAAAAATCGTGTGCGATCGAATCAAgtgttgaaaaagaaaagaagaaggagacgtaGGATGAAGAAGCCAAATTTACTGCAAGATACAG GAGGTGTTAAAACCATGAATGAAGAGGACAACAGATCAGGGATTTCAAATATCTCAATTGTAAGAACACCTGTTTGCGATACAGAGAAAAAGCTTCTTATTCTTGATATAAATGGACTACTTGCGGATATAGTCTCTCCTCCTCCAAAGGGACTTGCATCTGACATACGAATTCAACGGCGAGCAA TTTTCAAGAGGCCCTTCTATCTTGATTTTCTTAAGTTCTGCTTTGAGCGTTTCGAAGTGGGTGTGTGGTCTTCAAGATCCAA GAGAATTGTGGAAAAAGTGATTGATTATCTGATGGGTGATATGAAGCACAAGTTGCTGTTTTGTTGG GATCTATCCCACTGCACTGCAACAGGGTTCAGGACTCTAGAAAATAAGCATAAGACCTTGGTTTTTAAGGAGCTGAGGAGAGTATGGGAAAAACAAGACCCTGGTCTTCCGTGGGAGAAGGGTGCATATAATGAATCAAACACAGTGTTGTTGGATGATTCTCCCTACAAAGCCTTGCTTAATCCT GCACATACTTCAGTGTTTCCATATCCATTCACGTTCCAGCGAGGGAGCGACACTTCATTAG GTCCTGGAGGTGATATTCGGGTCTATCTGGAAGGGTTGGCTGCAGCTGAAAATATACAGGAATTTGTAGAGCAACAGCCGTTTGGCCAAGGACCTATTAATGAAAGTAGTGCATCTTGGCCATTCTACCTCAAGGTTCTTAGAAAGGTGTATACTTTACAAACCGCCAACATAACCCGTAATTCTACGGTGAAGGGTTAG
- the LOC137740192 gene encoding putative methylesterase 11, chloroplastic yields MGNLCAILAPKPAKRKPIKRLPNPPAQPNSSNRWTRVRSSRKEKLDDALIQEQALAAAILFQQHQQSGSLPFDRSASLRYPNSTSKKGSNALPRSSSSRARSLTDPLLQPHQLVNQDVKLDDLETNHFVLVHGGGFGAWCWYKTIALLEEGGFKVTAVDLTGSGIHSSDTNSVTSLSQYVKPLSDFLEKLPEGKKVILVGHDFGGACVSYAMELFPDKVAKAIFIAAAMLKNGQSTLEMFSQQASSDDLMRQAQVFLYANGNDQPPTAIDLDKSLLKDLLFNQSPAKDVALASVSMRPIPFAPVLEKLSLSDMKYGSVRRFYIETSEDNAIPITAQESMIKESPPEQVLRLKGADHSPFFSKPQALHRLLVEISKISS; encoded by the exons ATGGGCAACCTCTGCGCCATCCTCGCACCCAAACCCGCCAAGCGAAAGCCCATAAAGCGCCTACCCAACCCGCCGGCGCAACCCAATTCCAGCAACCGCTGGACCCGTGTCCGATCCTCCCGGAAAGAGAAGCTCGACGACGCTCTAATCCAGGAACAAGCTCTCGCCGCCGCAATTCTGTTCCAGCAGCACCAGCAGAGCGGCTCTCTGCCCTTTGATCGCTCCGCCTCCCTCCGCTACCCCAATTCCACCTCCAAGAAGGGCAGCAACGCCCTGCCCCGCAGCTCCAGCTCCCGCGCCAGGTCCCTCACCGACCCCCTCCTCCAGCCCCACCAGCTTGTTAATCAG GACGTTAAACTTGATGATCTAGAAACCAACCATTTTGTCCTTGTACATGGAGGTGGCTTTGGTGCTTGGTGTTGGTATAAAACCATTGCACTTCTAGAGGAGGGTGGTTTTAAAGTTACTGCCGTAGACTTGACCGGCTCTGGTATTCATTCATCTGATACAAACAGCGTTACAAGTCTTTCACAATACGTGAAGCCTCTTTCTGATTTTCTCGAAAAACTTCCGGAGGGGAAGAAG GTAATACTGGTGGGTCATGATTTCGGTGGTGCATGTGTATCATATGCAATGGAGTTGTTTCCAGATAAAGTCGCCAAGGCCATTTTTATTGCTGCAGCAATGTTAAAGAATGGACAAAGTACTCTTGAAATGTTCTCCCAACAG GCAAGTTCAGACGATCTTATGCGACAAGCCCAAGTATTTTTGTACGCAAATGGGAATGATCAGCCTCCAACTGCTATTGATCTTGATAAATCATTGTTGAAGGATTTGTTATTTAACCAAAGTCCTGCCAAG GATGTCGCATTGGCATCCGTCTCTATGAGGCCAATTCCATTTGCCCCGGTTCTGGAGAAGCTCTCATTATCTGACATGAAATATGGTTCGGTGAGGCGGTTCTATATAGAAACATCTGAAGACAATGCCATACCCATCACAGCCCAGGAGAGCATGATAAAAGAAAGCCCTCCGGAACAGGTCCTTCGCTTGAAAGGCGCTGATCACTCACCTTTTTTCTCAAAGCCTCAAGCCCTGCACAGGTTATTGGTGGAGATTTCAAAGATTTCTTCATAG
- the LOC137738769 gene encoding protein SPIRAL1-like 3 — MGRGVSCGGGKSSLGYLFGGGETATANKTPKTTNSTPPPPQNASPAPAPALAPAPASSPSGKQLPAGIHSKPTNNYLRVDGQNCGNFITDRPSTKVHAAPGGGSSLGYLFGGGSGN; from the exons atGGGGCGTGGAGTCAGCTGCGGTGGTGGAAAAAGCTCTTTGGGGTATTTGTTTGGAGGTGGAGAGACTGCCACTGCtaacaaaaccccaaaaactACTAACAGCACGCCACCTCCACCCCAGAATGCTAGCCCAGCTCCTGCTCCTGCTCTAGCTCCAGCTCCTGCTTCATCACCGAGCGGTAAGCAGCTTCCAGCCGGAATTCACAGCAAGCCTACGAACAATTACCTCCGAGTTGATGGCCAGAACTGCGGAAATTTCATCACG GATCGTCCATCGACCAAGGTTCACGCTGCTCCCGGCGGCGGATCATCCCTTGGCTACTtgtttggtggtgggagtgggAACTGA
- the LOC137739648 gene encoding uncharacterized protein, translating into MTTVVQTSEEDPALAVVRFTSELAWADAGHEVAEPQVTRLCAEAQECVVMGRWFDLVSLMLTSAEVILSKVSEKDLECIFTVICNMVTKSENPDEALEMAKLISSKITQKPSDKPALRLKILFNLFNLLENPHSRFLVYLSALNLAINGKVAEHVIPSFKKVESFLKEWNIGISDQRQLFLAIANVLKEHKNLAKESFKFLTKYLATFSGEDAHTLSEAKEEAVRTIVEFVKAPDMFQCDLLNMPAVEQLEKDAKHALAYQLLKIFLTQRLDAYLEFQAANSDLLQSYGLGHEDCITKMRLISLMDLGSDESGRIPYGVIKDTLQINDDEVELWVVKAITAKLMDCKMDQMNQVVIVSRCTLRVFGEEQWLTLRTKLATWRGNIANVISTIRANRISDDGSQAVQGLVIR; encoded by the exons ATGACGACTGTGGTGCAAACCTCCGAGGAAGATCCCGCTCTCGCCGTCGTCCGATTCACCTCCGAGCTCGCCTGGGCCGACGCCGGCCACGAG GTTGCTGAGCCCCAAGTTACTAGACTATGTGCTGAAGCCCAAGAATGCGTGGTAATGGGCAGGTGGTTCGATTTGGTGTCACTTATGCTTACATCGGCTGAGGTCATATTGTCAAAGGTCTCGGAAAAAG ATCTTGAGTGCATATTCACTGTTATCTGCAACATGGTTACAAAGTCAGAAAATCCAGATGAAGCACTTGAGATGGCAAAACTTATATCCTCAAAGATTACTCAAAAACCAAGTGACAAGCCTGCACTGCGCTTAAAGAT TTTGTTCAATCTGTTCAACCTACTGGAGAACCCACATAGCCGGTTCTTAGTCTACTTGAGTGCGCTTAATTTGGCAATCAATGGGAAGGTCGCTGAACATGTCATCCCTTCATTCAAAAAGGTGGAAAGTTTTTTGAAAGAGTGGAATATTGGGATCTCTGATCAGAGGCAGTTATTTCTTGCCATTGCTAATGTTCTGAAAGAACACAAAAA CTTGGCAAAGGAGTCTTTCAAATTCCTGACCAAGTACTTGGCGACTTTTTCTGGTGAAGATGCACATACATTGAGTGAAGCCAAAGAGGAAGCCGTACGCACAATTGTTGAGTTTGTGAAGGCCCCAGACATGTTTCAG TGTGATTTGCTAAATATGCCTGCTGTAGAGCAACTGGAGAAGGATGCTAAGCATGCATTGGCCTATCAGCTTTTAAAGATCTTTCTGACTCAGAGGCTGGATGCTTACTTGGAGTTCCAGGCTGCAAATTCTGATTTACTGCAAAGCTACG GTCTTGGCCATGAAGACTGCATAACTAAAATGAGGTTGATTTCCTTGATGGATCTTGGTTCTGATGAATCTGGACGGATTCCTTACGGTGTTATCAAAGATACTCTTCAG ATTAATGATGACGAAGTTGAACTTTGGGTGGTAAAGGCAATAACTGCCAAGTTAATGGACTGTAAAATGGACCAGATGAACCAAGTGGTGATTGTGAG CCGCTGTACTCTGAGAGTATTTGGGGAAGAACAATGGCTTACCCTAAGAACAAAGTTAGCAACTTGGAGG GGTAATATTGCAAACGTTATCAGCACCATTCGAGCTAACAGGATATCTGACGATGGATCACAGGCGGTGCAAGGCTTAGTTATTCGTTAG